CGATGACGTCGCCACTTGGCAGTGCAAGTTTCTCGACATCGCGAAGGCTTTCAATCCGGACGAAATTACCCTTCCTTGGATCGACGGGGATAAAGAGGCGGAGCGATTTGTTAACTATTGGTTCGGCCAGGCCCAACGCGCCGATTTGCGGCGCATCGCTTATGCCCTGTCCAATAGCGATGAGTTTGGCCTGCCATCTGACATCGCCGACATATGCAAGATTGCCCTTAGCCGCATCATCATAACGAAGAAGCAAGCGGCTTCGCTTGCTCAAGATACCTCGCACAGTCGGCCTCATCGCGTAACCCTTGAGTCGGATTACGACGTGTTTGACGGATTTGCCAAATCACTTCGGGCGGTACGGAAACGTGTTTCAACCATCCCACAAAGCGGAAGCGCCACGATAAGTCGAGGTGATGCCAGAAGAATGTCTGGGGTCGCTGATGAGAGCATTGATGCGGTTTTGACATCTCCGCCCTATCTCAATGCCATCGATTATATGCGCGGGCACAGGATGTCCCTGGTATGGCTCGGGCATCGCTACGGCGATTTAACGGCAACTAGATCAGCCAGCATCGGAAGCGAGCGCAGGCCGGATGCCCCCTTCGACGATAAGGCCTTCAAGTCGATCAAAGATGCGATGGGATCGGTGTCATCGTTGCCCAACCGGCACCAAGGCATGATTGATCGGTATGTAGTCGATCTGCACGCGATGATTGGCGAGATCGCCCGGGTACTGAAAAAAAACGCTAAAGCTACCTTTGTTATGGGCAACTCTTGCTTGAAAGGAGTTTACATTGAGAATTCTGAAGCTCTGGCGCAAGCAGGAGCGCTGGTCGGCCTTGAAATGACGGCCAAGATAGAGAGGGAACTCCCCTCCGGAAGCCGCTACCTGCCCACTCCCGCTTCGGGAGCACTAAGTAAACGGATGCGAAAGGAAGTGATTCTCACGTTCGCCAAAATCTGAGGATTCGCTGCAAATCCTGAGAAAAGCCCGCATCCCCGGCGTCACATATTTCTCCCGATGCGACAAGATATAGAACCGCCGCTGAAGATCGAGATCCGGCGCCTCCAGCCGAACGACCCGCCCTCGTTCCAGCGCCCCCCGCGCCGCCAGATGCGACACGCACCCGATCAACGCGCTCAACGCCACCGTCTCGATGATCGCCTCGATCTGCTGTAGTTCGAGGTCGATCCGCCAGCGCTCCCAATAGGGATGCATGGCGCGGTCGAGTGTCTGGCGGGTGCCTGATCCTTTTTCGCGGACCACCCAGCGTTCCGCCAGCAGCGCGTCGATCGTCACCGGTTCCTGCCCGGCGAGGGGGTGGGCGGGGTTGCAGATCAGCACCAGTTCGTCGCCGAGCCATTCGGTCATAATCAGGTCGGGGTTTTGCAGCTTGCCCTCGATCAGCCCGAGGTCGAGCGAGAAGTCGGCAACCTTGCGGGCGATGTCGGCGGTGTTGCCGATCTCCAGCGTCAGCGGCGCGTCGGGGTGCTGGCGCGCATAGCTTTGCATCAGCGCCGGGGCGACATGGCTGCCGATCGTCTGCGTCGCCCCCAGCCGGAACGGGCCGGGGCCGAGGCGTCCGGCCAGCAGGGCGTCGATCTCTCCGGCGCGGTCCAGCAGATCGCGCGCGGCGGGCAGCAGCGCGCGGCCGGTTTCGTTGATGCGCAGGCGCTTGCCGGCGCGGTCGAACAACGGTCGGTCATAGCGCCGCTCCAGTTCGAGCAGCGCGGTGCTCGCCGCCGATTGCGACATCGCGAGTTCGGCCGCGGCGGCCGAGATGCTCTCATGCCGGGCCGTGGCGGCGAAGATCTGCAGGTGGCGCAGGCTGAACCGCATATCTGGTTTATCGATGATCTTTAGCGATATTACCAATTTTATCGATTTTAGCGCGTGGCCTATGCCGATGCCGCATCGGCGACAGCGAGCGCGGCGCCGATGCGATCGAAGCCGCTTCGTCGGGCGATGCGCCGAACGGCCAGCGCCCGCGACAGCATTCAGGGAAAGCCCTATGACCTTCGTCGTCACCGACGCCTGCATCCGTTGCAAATATACGGATTGCGCCACGATGTGCCCGACCGCGTGCTTCCGCGAGGGCGAGAACATGCTCGTGATCGATCCCACGGAATGCATCGACTGCGGGATCTGCATCCCGGAATGTCCGGCGGAGGCGATCCTGCCCGATATCGACCCGCTTGCCACGCCGTGGCTGGAACTGAACGCGACCTACGCGGCCATCTGGCCGGAGATCACCAACCGGAAGGCGGCGCCGGCGGACGCGGATGCCCATCGTGACGAGAAGGGGAAGTTCGAGCGGTATTTTTCGGCGAATCCGGGCACGGGGAATTGAGGTGTGGGCAGGCAAGCGCGAGTGGTGCTCCACCCCTGCCGCACCGGGTTCGACCCCATAGGCGCTAACCCGTCAGCGACTGCTGCCTTCAAGCCTCTCCCGCGCAGGCGCTGCGGCCGCGCCTTTCCCTCGCCCCTACGGGGAGAGGGACAGGTCCGCGTAGCGGACCAGGGAGAGGGGCAGTCGCGCCGGGCGTAACGGGCTGACGGGTTCGCTCTGAAAAGCCGGCGGAGCAGCAGCGCTGAACCCTCCAAGCCCTTACGCCTTGCGCGACTTTCCCCCTCTCCCTGTCCCTCTCCCCGTAGGGGCGAGGTGACGCGGCGGCAGTCCCGCTCAATCTGGAAATGCCGTAGCGCCAATTGGCCTTGAGCCGGGATGACGGGGGCGATGTACCGATCCCAGCGTCCCCCTCACGATTCACGCCCACGCGCCAACCCAATAGGCGGGCCTGTCATCAAAGGCGCGGCCCGCGTGGAACGATCGCTCCGCGCCACCGCGCGAACGATCGGGAGTCCCTCATGCGCGCAATCCCCCGCCCTTTTCGCCACCTCCGCCCCGCCCGCGCCAATCGCTCGTCCACGGCCGCACCGATCCCAACCCGCCTTCAGCCGACGATCGCCCACGCCGGCGCCGGCCCCTGACCCCTTGTGCCTTTGCGCAGCCGATCATCCGCGATCCACTGTCACCTTTGTCACTTTCGCCCTCCCCTTCCGCCAAATTCGGCGCTTTCCGCCCCCGCACTTGAGCCCGTCACATTTATCAGATTAATGGTGCGCTCCAGAGAATGGCCGATGCCAACGGGGAGAGAGCGGACCATGCAGAACCATCATCATGCAGCGGGCGCATTCCTGCATCGCCGACGCGGCTGGCGCTCGGCCGCCTTTCTTGCCGCCCTTCTCGCCACCGCCCCCCTCGCCGCGCAGGCACCCGTCAGCGTCGACGCCACCGCGCCCGCCCCGGCGCCGCGCAGCGATCATCTTCATCTCGGCACGGGCACCGGGCCCGGCGGCACGCTCGGCGTCAACAGCCGTTACCTCACCCGCGATGGCAAACCGTGGATTCCGGTGATGGGCGAGTTCCACGCCTCGCGCTTTCCGGCGGCCTATTGGGAGGAGGAGATCCTCAAGATGAAGGCGGCGGGCGTGAACATCGTCGCCACCTACATATTGTGGAACCATTATGAGCTGGCACCGGGCACGCTCGACTGGACCGGCGATCGCGACATCCGCCGCTTTGCGGAGCTCTGCCGGAAGCATGGCATGATGCTGTTCATCCGCCCCGGCCCGTGGGGCCATGCCGAGGCGCGGTTCGGGGGTATTCCGGATTGGGTGGTCGCCGCCACCGCCACGCGCGGCAATGATCCCGCCTATATGGCCGAGGTCGAACGGTTCTGGCGAGGGCTTTACGGCCAGTTGCGCGGGCTGATGTGGAAGGATGGCGGCCCGATCATGGGCTTCCAGGTGGAGAATGAATATAATCTCGTCGGCGCAGGGCAGGGGCGCGAGCATATCGCGGCGCTGAAGGCGCTGGCGGTGAAGATCGGCTTCGATACGCCGCTCTACACCGTCACCGGCTGGGACCAGACCGTCTATCCCCGCGGCGAGGTGGTGCCGGTGATGGGCGGCTATATGGATCTGCCCTGGGCGGCGAGCCCGAAGCAGCTTCCGCCCAACGAGAATCACGCCTTCCGCTTCACCAGCCGGGTAAGCGGCGATCTCGGCGCGCAGACCAAGGGCGGGCGGCGCGGCGATGCCGACGACGATATCGAGAATACCCCCTTCCTCGGCGCCGAATATGGCGGCGGGCTGCCGGTGATGTATCGTCGGCGGCCGCTGATGAAGCCGATCGACGTCTCCGCCGCGATCACCACCCAGATCGGCTCGGGCGTCAATCTGCTGGGCTATTACATGTTCCACGGCGGCGCCAATCCGCTGGCGAACGGCCGGACGCTGGAGGAAACGCAGCGCTCGGGCGGCTATAACGACGTGCCGGCGATCGGCTATGATTTCCAGGCGCCGCTCGGCCAATATGGCGAGGTCAATCCGGTGAGCGGCGCGCTGCGTCCGCTCCATTATTTCCTCAACGCCTATGGTGACCGGCTGGCGACGACGCGGCTCTACCAGCCCGCGGTGGTGCCCAGGGACCATCTCGATCTGCAGCCGCTGCGCTGGTCGCTGCGCGGCGCCGGCGATGCCGGCTTCCTGTTCGTCAACAACCATGTCCGCCTCTATCCCACCCCCGCGCATCGCGGCGTGCGCTTCGACGTGAAGCTGCCCGGCGGCTCGCTGACCTTGCCCTCCGCCCCGGTCGATATCGCGCCGGGCGCCAGCTTCATCTGGCCGGTCAATCTCGACATGGATGGGGTGCGGCTGAGCTGGGCGACCGCGCAGCCGATGACGCGGCTGGCCGACGACAAGGGCCCGATCCACGTGCTGGCGGCGACCGCGCCGGGCGCGGTGGAGCTGGCCTTCGATGCGGCGACGGTGGCGTCGCTCTCGGTGCCCTCCACGCGCGATGCCGGCGGGCGGATGATCGCCAAGGTCACGCCGAAGGCTGCGCCGGTCACCATCTCGGTGACGGGCAAGGACGGCAAGACGGTGCGCATAGTGCTGCTCGATCAGGCGCAGGCGGGCAAGGCGTGGGTGGGTGACGCGTTCGGCCAGCGCCGGCTGGTGCTGACCGATGCCGACCTGTTCTTCGCGCCCGACCGGATGGTGCTGCGCCAGCGCGGCAGCGGCGATTTCCGCTTCTCGGTGTGGCCGGCGCTCGCCAGCCCGAAGGGCAGCGCGCCGATCGCGCGCGGGCGGGACGGCGGGCTGACCGCTACCGTCCCCGGCGCCGCGCCGCGCACCCTGCCGCTCACGCTCGAGCGCACGCCCGGCGAGGCGCCGCCGATCGCCATCGGCGGCCCGGCGAACGCGGCGATGCAGCCGCTGCCGGAGGCGCATCGCGCCGCGGGCGCGTGGGGCTTCACCGTGCCGCAGGATGCGCTGGCCGGGGCCAGCGACGCCTATATGGAGATCGACTATCGCGGCGACGTCGCCCGCCTGCTCGATGGCACGACGATGCTCGACGACGCTTTCTGGGACGGGCGGGTGTGGCGCATCGGCCTCAAGCGCTTCGCCTCGCGCCTCGGCCATCCCTGGACGATGACGGTGATGCCGATGCGCGCCGACGCGCCGATCTATCTCGACGAGGTCGCCCGCAAGCAGCTTCCCGCGACCGGCCAGGTGGCGGAGATCAAGTCCATCCGGCTGGTGCCCGAGCATGAGCTGGTGGTGACGCAATGAGCTGGACGATCGACCGCCGCACCGCGCTGGGTGCGCTCGCCATGCCGCTGGTGGCGGGCGCCGCCCCCGCTTTCGCCGCCACGCCCCGCAACGGCGCGCGGCCGGGGCCGTTCATGATCGGCGCGGATATCTCGTGGATCCCCGAGGATGAGGCCGCGGGCGCGCGCTTCTTCGCGGACGGCAAGCAGAAAGATCCGGTGCTGCTGCTGCGCGATGCCGGCTTCAACTATATCCGCCTGCGCATCTTTGTCGATCCGTCGGCCGGCTATTCGAAGCGCGAGCCCGACAAGGCGTGGGCCGGGCTGGCGCAGACCGTGAAGCTGGGCAAGCGCATCAAGGATGCCGGCATGGGCCTCGCGCTCAGCTTCCATTATTCGGATACCTGGGCGGATCCCGAGCATCAGGGCGTGCCGGCGGCGTGGAAGGACCATGACGCGCCCGCGCTCGCCCGCGCGGTGGAGGCGCACACGCGCGACACGCTGAAGGCGATGCGTGGCGGCGGCGCGCCGGTGGACATGGCGGTGATCGGCAACGAGATCACCTTCGGCATGCTGTGGCCGCACGGCCGGGTGCGGCTGAGCACCTCCACCGGAAATCCGGTGACCGATGCCAATCATCGCAACGCGGGTGCCGTGGGCGGCTTCGACACGTTCGCGCTGTTCCTGCGCAGCGGCGTCGCCGGCGCGAAGGCGGCGGAGCCCGGCATCCTCATCCAGCTCCACAACCATCTCGGCCGCCACTGGCCGATCCTGCAGGAATGGACCGACGCGCTGATCGCGCGGCGGGTGGAGTTCGATGTCATCGGCCTCTCCTGCTACCAGCAGCGCGCCGAGGGCGACTGGGCGGGAAGCTTCGCCAATTTCGTCCGCCGCTATCCGGACAAGGGCCTGCTGGTGGCGGAATATTCCAGCCGCAAGCGCTACCTCAACGATCTCGTCCACGCGCTGCCCGGCAAGCATGGCTGGGGCACCTTCATCTGGGAACCGACCCGCCATCAGGAGGCGGTGTTCGACCTGAACGGCCGCAACGCGGGCGGCGGCCCCAAGCCCAACCTGATCTCGCAGGGGCTGAACAGCGCCGAGGCGCCGGGCGGGCTGGCCGGTGCGGCCCCCGCCGCGCCGCCCGCACCCAAGACCGGGCCGATGGGCAAGGACGGCGACTATGTCGCCAATCCGCTGCTCGATCTCTACGGCGAAATGGCAAAGGCCTATCGGGAGGAGCGATGATCGACGACGCCCTCAGCCGCCGCGATTTCGGTTTCGGCGCGGCCGCTGCCTTGTTGCTCGGCGGCTGCGCCACGCCCCGCGCCGGCGCCGCGCGCGGGGCGGACGATGTGCTGCTCTTCGCCTATTTCATGACCGGGCGCGGCGAGGCCGATGGCCTCCGGCTGGCGGTCAGCGAGGATGGCTATGCCTTCCGCCCGCTCGCCGGCGGCCGCAGCCTGCTCAAGCCCGAGGTGGGCGAGAAGAAATTGCTGCGCGACCCCTTCCTGTTCCGCGGCGAGGGGCCGGACGCGCCGTGGCACATGCTGTGGACCACCGCGTGGGAGGGCGAGACGATCGGCCACGCCACCACCCGCGATTTCGTCCACTGGACGCCGCAACGCGCGCTGCCGGTGATGGCAAGCGTGCCGGGCACGCGCAATTGCTGGGCGCCCGAGGCGATCTTCGACGCCGCGACGGGCAAGCATCTGATCTTCTGGTCGAGCACGGTGACCGGCCGCTTCGAGGAGACCGCCGGCTCGTCCGAATCCGCCTACAACCATCGGCTCTGGGCGGTGCGCACCGCTGATTTCGAGCGCTTCGATGCGCCGTTCGTGCTCTACGATCCCGGGTTCAGCGTGATCGACGGCACCTTCGCGCGCGACGCGGCGGGCGGCCTCCACCTGATCGTCAAGGACGAGACCGTCCAGCCGCCGCGCAAGACGCTGCACGTCGCCAGCGCACAGTCGGTGACCGGCCCGTTCGGCGCGGTCTCCTCCGCGTTCAGCCCGGCCTGGGTGGAAGGCCCGATGACCGCGACCGTCGATGGCCGCACGCTCTGCTATTACGACGTCTACAAGGAAGGCCGCTGGGGCGCCGCGGCAACCAGCGATTTCGCCGCTTGGGAGGATGTCGGCGCAAGGCTCTCGATACCCGCGGGTGCGCGGCACGGCTCGCTGCTGTGGGTGCCGCGAGGGGTGCTGGCGGCGCTGGAGGCATAGCCGCGGGCCCGCCGGGCGCTGCATCGGTGTGAGCCTTATCTGTGCGCCCGGCCGAAACCGGGCGCACACCCCCGAACGCGTCTATCCGCACGCCCCTGCTTATCGGCGCGGGCCGCCGCCGCATCCCCCGATCGGGGTATGAAGCGCCTCAACTGCGCAGCAGATCCGCCAGCATCGTCACCAGTTCCACCTCGCGGCGGACGCCGAGCTTGCCGAACACCGTCTTCAACTGCGCGCGCACCGTTTCCAGCCGCGTGCCGCGCTGCTCCGCGATCGCCTCCCGGGTTTCGCCCCGCGCCAGCCGCAGCGCGACGTCCGCCTCGGCATCGGACAAGCCGTAGAGCAGCGACAGGATCGTCGCGGCGGAGGCGTGCCAGCGCCGTTCGGAGCGGGCGATAACCATCACCGTCGGCCGGAATCCGAACGCCCATGGCCCCGCCGGGGCGGCGCAGATGTCGAGCAGCAGCGGCAGGCACCCTTCGCCGGCGCCGATCGCCAGCGTTTCCGCCGGCCGGCGCGGGCCGGGCGCGCCATGGGCGGCAATCGCGCGCCGCAGCACCAGCGTATCGGCAGCCGTCGCCGCGGCGAGACGACCGTCGCCGCAGCGCAGCCGCCCGTTGCCGAGCAGCGCCTCGGCGGCGGGCGTCGCCGCCCGGATGCGCCCATCCCGCGCGCACAGCAGCACCGCAGCCGACACCGCATCGAGCACACCGCGCACCAGCGCCAGCCCCTGGTTTTCCAGCGCCGCCTGCAGCCGCACCGCGGCGCGGACATGCGGCGCGACCGCGGCGAACAGCGCGCGCTGCTCCGCCGTCGTCTCGCCGTCGCGTTCGCCGCGCAGCACCGCGAGCCCGATCAGCCCGGCATCATCCTCGGCCAGCTTGGCCTGGCAACCATAAGCGATGTCATGATCCCGGGCGAAATCGGCATAGACGTCGCTGCGCATCGCCGGCGCGACCGCGCGATAATCCGCCTCGCTCCGCACCTCGAGGACCGGCGCACCGATCGAGACCGCGACACGCGGGTTGATCAGCGGATCCCCGCCATCGATCTCGACGAACTGGTCGATCGCCGCCTGCGAGAAGCCCGTCACCCAGTTGAAAGGCACCACCCGCGGCCCGCCGATCCCGACAAGCTGCCCATGCGCAGACCCGGTCGCACTCGCCAGCGCCGCGAGCGCCGGCATCCAGTGCGCGCCGTCCAGAGCAGCGTCGGCGAAGCGATCGGCGAGCGCCATAGCGGCGGACTCCACGCCACGGGCGCCTACCGCCGCTTCGTTACCGATGATCGCCATCCAACTTCCCCAACCAGCACGAACGCATTTTGGGCGACCATCGGTTCTTTGTTTTATCGGGATCAAGTCGATCCGGGACCGGGATAGGCGTCGATCCGTTAAGATCGTCTTATAATCTGCGGCGGCGCCGCGCGGCTGTGGGGCGGGCGGACGGCGTCACGGCGGCCCATGGGCAAGCCGCGACGCCGTCGATCAATCTGGCGGCGCTACAGCACCCAGTGCGCCGTGACCGCCGCCGCGACATTCCCCGTGAACAGGATCGAGAAATCCGCCACCCCATTGCCATCGGCATCGCCGCGCAAAGTGGTGGTGTTGCTCGCGGCATCGAAGGCCATGGTCAATTGCCCCGCGACGCCTGTGAACGCCGCCACCTGCACGAACGCCTGATCCCCAGCCGCCGCACTGTTCGCATCCACCGCCGACAGGTCGAGGATGTCGCCCAACGCGAAGTCGGTGATGCGGTCGGCGTTGGCGCTGGCGGGGCTCTGGATGGCCGACTGATAGACGAAGCGGTCATTGCCCGCGCCGCCGGTCAGCGCGTCGCGGCCCGAGCCGCCGATCAGGATGTCGTCGCCGCCGGCGCCCTTCAGCACGTCATTGCCGGTGCCGCCCTCGATGCTGTCGTTGCCGGTGCCGCCATCGACGACATCGTCTCCCGCGCCCGCGAGAATGATGTTCGCCTGCGCGTTGCCGGTCAGCGTGTCCGCCTGGCTGGAGCCGATCAGATGCTCGATCGACAGCAAGGTATCGGTCCCCGCCCCGCCGCTGTTCTGCGCAGTGGTGACGAGCAGGCTGATTGTCACGCCGGTCGTCGCGGTCGCATAGCTCACCGTGTCGAAGCCGGCACCGCCGGAAAGCGTGTCGTTGCCGAGCCCGCCCGTCAGTGTGTCGTTGCCGGCATTGCCGGTCAGCACATTGTCAGCGGCGTCGCCGATGAACTGGTCGTCGAACGCTGAGCCGGTGAGGTTCTCGATCCCGGTCACGATGTCGGCACCCGCGCCGACAGTGGTCTGCGCACCGGCGAGCGTCAGGTTGACGCGGACGCCGGTCGCAGCGTTGGCGTAGCTCGCGGTGTCGATGCCCGCGCCGCCATCAAGCACATCATTGCCGGCATTGCCGACGAGCACGTCGTTGCCGGCGCCACCGGCCAGCACATTGCCATATTCGTTGCCGGTGAGCGTGTCGGCGAAGGCGGTGCCGATCACATTCTCGATGCTGCGGATACGATCCGAGCCGGCGCCGCCGGTGTTCTGCACCGACTGGCTGATCAGGTTCGCCGTCACACCCGCGCCGACCAGCGAATAATCGAGCGTATCGACACCGAAGCCGCCATCGATCGTGTCATTGCCGAGGTCGCCGCGGATCACATCATTGCCGGCCCCGCCCGACAGGCTGTTGTTGCCAGCGTTGCCGATCAGCGTGTCGTTATAGGCCGAGCCGATCAGGCCCTCGATACCCGCCAGCGTGTCGATACCGCCGCCACCGCTATTCTGCGCGCTGGTCACGAGCAGGCTCACGGTAACCGCCGCGGTGGCGTCGGCATAGCTCGCGACGTCCACGCCGGTGCCGCCATCGACGCTGTCATCGCCCGCGCCGCCCATCAGCGTGTCATTGCCGTCGCCGCCGGCCAAAACGTCGTTGCCGGCGAGGCCGTTGATGATGTCATTGCCGAGCCCACCTTCGATGCGGTTGGCATCGGCAGCACCGGTCAGCGTATCGTGAAATCCGCTGCCGATCAGGTTCTCGAAGCCCGAGAGCATATCGGAGCCAGCGCCGAGCGTGTTCTGCGCTGCGGTCAAGCCGAGGTTGACCGACACCCGCGCCACAGCACCAGCATAGCTGACCGTGTCGATACCGGCGCCGCCGATCAGTGTATCCGGACCGTTGCCGCTGCCGCCATTGATGAGGTCGTTTCCAGCCGCGCCATCAATGACGTTGCGCGTGGCACCCGCGGTATTCCCCGAAAGCACATCATTGAACGCCGAGCCGATCAAATTCTCGATCCCGATCAACGTATCGACGCCGGCTCCCTGCGTGTTCTGAGCCGCTGTTGTCGCAAGATTGATGGTGACGCCTGCGGTCGCACGGGCATAGCTGGCAGTGTCGGTGCCGGCCCCGCCATTCATGATGTCGTTGCCCGCACCACCATCCAGAATGTTGGCCAGACGATCACCGGTCAGAACGTCATCGAACGCGGAGCCAATCAGGTTCTCGATGCCCGACAATGTATCCAGCCCGACGCTCCCCGTATCCTGGGCAGCCACGTTTGCCAGATTGACCGTTACGCTCGCACCGGCGGCGGTGTAGTCGGCGGCGTCCTGACCATCCCCTCCCGACAGCAGATCATTGCCCGCGCCCCCTTCGAGCACGTCGTTGCCGCCATCGCCCTGAAGGATGTCATCCCCGCCAGAGCCCTCCAGCCGATCCGCGCCATTGCCTCCCGACAGAAGATTCGCGGCGGAATTTCCGGTCAGTCGATCATCGAACGCAGAACCCGTGAGATTCTCAATATTGATCAACGTATCCAATCCGGCCGAAACGGTGTTCTGAGCTGCCGTAACGGCGAGACTCACAACCACACCGCCGGTAGCCCCCGCATAAGAGGCGGCATCCGCCCCCAAGCCGCCGTCCAGGCTGTCATTGCCATCGCCGCCTTCGAGGCTGTCATCGCCATCGTCGCCGCGCAGCGTATCATTGTTGGCGCCGCCATTGAGACGGTCGCTGCCCGCGCCACCGCTGACGAGGTTCGCCATCGCGTCACCCGCCAGGCTGTCATCGAACGCCGAACCCAGCAGGTTCTCGAT
The window above is part of the Sphingomonas sanxanigenens DSM 19645 = NX02 genome. Proteins encoded here:
- a CDS encoding beta strand repeat-containing protein codes for the protein MAVIFGTEDDQYLTGTSENDLIEGRGGNDILLGLAGNDVLDGGEGNDELWSGGGRDSLYGGAGDDILHFEGAVFGVNSGGAGFDVLYLAGTFDGQSGAATFSSIEQVDGRLIGTAGNDALNLSSIGPAAYGLIEIIAGGGSDNITGSGVADTIDGGDGNDILNGEAGEDSIFAGAGNDVVTGGSGYDFLAGQAGDDVLDGGSGDDYLIGAAGRDTLIGGDGDDTLDVGGGLLGNQIDGGAGFDTLSLDGATFNGQTGLIDFVSVDTLDRDAVLTGTDGDDYLDLSRLTAAGIGAFRIEIRVGAGADRITGGIEYDIITGGAGNDILDGGAGNDELSGDAGTNTLLGGAGDDFIVGAGSGDNIDGGAGNDIVTLRAGSLLTGSIHGGSGFDTLMLEDVSFSALSAAATFDGFEEVQGSAAGTAQDDRLDLSGLGSASGNLSLEGGAGDDVITGTGGVDFIWGEAGNDILNGGNGQDTLYGGAGTNVLNGGAGDDQIESSGVGDVIDSGDGNDYIIIHAGAVMSASIVGGAGNDMLDFDGAVFTAASGSVTFSGIEYAVGYLVGTAGADTVDLSTLTGIGSVIQLSGGGGNDRITGSGGQDELFGGAGDDVLDGGGLDDQLNGEGGNDTATYARSTVLVQADLVSGDAFAGGAWDILNSIENLIGSALNDTLRGDAGANVLEGGGGNDLLDGRGGIDTASYASATSAVSVNLSIAAAQNTLGAGMDTLAGIENLLGSAFDDSLAGDAMANLVSGGAGSDRLNGGANNDTLRGDDGDDSLEGGDGNDSLDGGLGADAASYAGATGGVVVSLAVTAAQNTVSAGLDTLINIENLTGSAFDDRLTGNSAANLLSGGNGADRLEGSGGDDILQGDGGNDVLEGGAGNDLLSGGDGQDAADYTAAGASVTVNLANVAAQDTGSVGLDTLSGIENLIGSAFDDVLTGDRLANILDGGAGNDIMNGGAGTDTASYARATAGVTINLATTAAQNTQGAGVDTLIGIENLIGSAFNDVLSGNTAGATRNVIDGAAGNDLINGGSGNGPDTLIGGAGIDTVSYAGAVARVSVNLGLTAAQNTLGAGSDMLSGFENLIGSGFHDTLTGAADANRIEGGLGNDIINGLAGNDVLAGGDGNDTLMGGAGDDSVDGGTGVDVASYADATAAVTVSLLVTSAQNSGGGGIDTLAGIEGLIGSAYNDTLIGNAGNNSLSGGAGNDVIRGDLGNDTIDGGFGVDTLDYSLVGAGVTANLISQSVQNTGGAGSDRIRSIENVIGTAFADTLTGNEYGNVLAGGAGNDVLVGNAGNDVLDGGAGIDTASYANAATGVRVNLTLAGAQTTVGAGADIVTGIENLTGSAFDDQFIGDAADNVLTGNAGNDTLTGGLGNDTLSGGAGFDTVSYATATTGVTISLLVTTAQNSGGAGTDTLLSIEHLIGSSQADTLTGNAQANIILAGAGDDVVDGGTGNDSIEGGTGNDVLKGAGGDDILIGGSGRDALTGGAGNDRFVYQSAIQSPASANADRITDFALGDILDLSAVDANSAAAGDQAFVQVAAFTGVAGQLTMAFDAASNTTTLRGDADGNGVADFSILFTGNVAAAVTAHWVL